A region of the uncultured Bacteroides sp. genome:
GCAGCTAAAGCTAGGTCTGCTAATGTAAAGATGGCTCCACCTTGCGTTGTATTTCCTGCATTCAGGTGTTGTTCAGTAATAGGCATCATCACTTTCCCGTATCCGGGTTTAATTTCCATAAGCGTGATTCCTGCCTGTGCGGCGAAACGGTCGTCTTTAAAGAAATCTTCTGCAGTCATTATAGATTGTTTATATAGAAAGAGTGAAAAACGTATTCACATTTTCCACTCTTCATTGCTTTTATTAATATTATTTATTGAGTTTCCACTCAAAGCCTTCTTTGGTATCTTTAATTTCAAATCCTAATGCTGTAAGCTCATTACGAATTTTATCTGCAGTAGCCCAATCTTTATTTGCTTTAGCCTGAATACGTAATTCAAGTAACATGTCTACCACCTTGTTGTAAGTCTCGGTATTACTTTGAGCAGCACCGACTTCTTCTTTCAGTCCAAGAATATCAAACATAAATAGATGGAATACATCCTTCAGTTCTTCAAGTTCTTCCTTTAAAAGATATGTGTCGCCAGCCAAAGCTCGATTGATAATCTTAGCTGTATCAAAAAGATGTGAAATTACAATAGGCGAGTTAAGATCATCATTCATTGCTTCGTAACATTTTGCACGAAGAGAATAAACCTCAACCTTATTGACAGAGAGCTCTTTGTCATCTTTAGGAACTATCTTATCTAGATTAGCTACAGCTTCCATTAAACGTTGAAGTCCCTTTTCTGAAGCGACCAGTGCTTCGCTGCTGAAGTCCACAGTGCTGCGGTAATGAGCCTGAAGAATAAAGAAGCGGATGGTCATGGCACTGAATGGCTGTGTAAGCAGTGGGTGAGACCCATTGAAGAACTCTTCCAATGTAATAAAGTTCCCCAAAGACTTACCCATCTTTGTACCGTTGATGGTAATCATATTGTTGTGCATCCAGTAGTGAACAGTCTCTTTTCCCAGAGCAGCAACCGACTGTGCAATTTCACATTCATGATGAGGGAACAGTAAATCCATACCTCCACCGTGAATATCAAATTCTTCGCCCAGGTATTTTGTTCCCATAGCCGAGCATTCCAGATGCCAGCCGGGGAAGCCTTCACTCCATTCAGAGTGCCAGTGCATGATATGTTCCGGAGATGCTTTTTTCCATAAAGCAAAATCGGCAGAGTTACGTTTCTCGCTTTGTCCGTCAAGGTCGCGTGTTGTGCTTAGTAGTTCTTCCACATTTCTACCCGAAAGCTTTCCGTAACGGTGGTCCTTGCTATACTTTTCAATATCAAAGTATACTGAACCTTCGCTTTCGTATGCGTAGCCAGCTTCTAATATCTTGCGAACAAATTCCATTTGTTCAATAATGTGTCCTGAAGCCTGAGGCTCAATACTTGGAGGAAGAACATTCAGTGCTTCCATTGCGTGATGGTAACGA
Encoded here:
- the cysS gene encoding cysteine--tRNA ligase, with protein sequence MEHKLTIYNTLNRKKELFVPLNEPHVGMYVCGPTVYGDAHLGHARPAITFDLLFRYLKHLGYKVRYVRNITDVGHLEHDADEGEDKIAKKARLEQLEPMEVVQYYLTRYHHAMEALNVLPPSIEPQASGHIIEQMEFVRKILEAGYAYESEGSVYFDIEKYSKDHRYGKLSGRNVEELLSTTRDLDGQSEKRNSADFALWKKASPEHIMHWHSEWSEGFPGWHLECSAMGTKYLGEEFDIHGGGMDLLFPHHECEIAQSVAALGKETVHYWMHNNMITINGTKMGKSLGNFITLEEFFNGSHPLLTQPFSAMTIRFFILQAHYRSTVDFSSEALVASEKGLQRLMEAVANLDKIVPKDDKELSVNKVEVYSLRAKCYEAMNDDLNSPIVISHLFDTAKIINRALAGDTYLLKEELEELKDVFHLFMFDILGLKEEVGAAQSNTETYNKVVDMLLELRIQAKANKDWATADKIRNELTALGFEIKDTKEGFEWKLNK